The following proteins are encoded in a genomic region of Arachis stenosperma cultivar V10309 chromosome 4, arast.V10309.gnm1.PFL2, whole genome shotgun sequence:
- the LOC130977131 gene encoding probable serine/threonine-protein kinase PBL8 — MGNCGTREESAVVSNAQVQQLQTSSLSSRNAGAGAGDRKHSRSVSDLSESCSTPRHYNIEDVRNNTLLYTHVIAFTLYELETITKSFRSDYILGEGGFGTVYKGYIDENVRVGLKSLPVAVKVLNKEGLQGHREWLTEVNFLGQLRHPNLVKLIGYCCEDDHRLLVYEFMFRGSLENHLFRKATIPLPWATRMMIALGAAKGLAFLHNAERPVIYRDFKTSNILLDSDYTAKLSDFGLAKAGPQGDETHVSTRVMGTYGYAAPEYVMTGHLTARSDVYSFGVVLLELLTGRKSVDKTRPGKEQSLVDWARPKLNDKRKLLQIIDPRLENQYSVRAAQKACSLAYYCLSQNPKARPLMSDVVETLEPLQSSSIGAGEVSLTGSNSVSTGHFPMTKISDYRMRPKFSNNVGPGAACRSPNPSCSPGAAAACRVR, encoded by the exons ATGGGCAATTGCGGCACCAGAGAAGAATCCGCAGTAGTTTCCAATGCTCAAG TTCAGCAGCTCCAGACGTCGTCCTTGAGCTCCAGGAACGCCGGCGCCGGCGCCGGTGACAGGAAGCACAGCCGCTCGGTGTCGGATCTGAGCGAGTCTTGCTCCACGCCGCGCCACTACAACATCGAAGACGTGAGGAACAACACGCTGCTCTACACGCACGTGATCGCGTTCACGCTCTACGAGCTTGAGACGATCACCAAGAGTTTTCGCTCCGATTATATTCTCGGAGAGGGAGGGTTTGGGACTGTGTATAAGGGGTACATTGATGAGAATGTGAGGGTTGGGCTCAAGTCGCTGCCCGTAGCGGTTAAGGTTTTGAACAAGGAAGGGCTTCAGGGACACCGAGAATGGCTT ACGGAAGTGAATTTTCTAGGGCAGCTTAGGCATCCTAATCTGGTGAAGTTGATAGGGTACTGCTGTGAGGATGACCACAGGCTGCTTGTGTACGAGTTCATGTTTCGAGGAAGTCTGGAAAATCACCTATTCCGAA AGGCAACTATCCCTTTACCATGGGCTACAAGAATGATGATTGCTCTAGGAGCTGCCAAAGGGCTTGCCTTTCTGCACAATGCTGAAAGGCCAGTAATCTACCGTGACTTTAAAACGTCTAATATATTATTGGACTCT GACTATacagccaagctttctgatttTGGTCTAGCAAAAGCAGGACCACAAGGGGATGAAACCCATGTATCTACCCGAGTCATGGGTACATATGGTTATGCTGCCCCCGAATATGTAATGACTG GCCACTTGACAGCTAGGAGTGATGTGTATAGCTTTGGGGTTGTTCTTTTGGAGCTTTTGACGGGAAGGAAATCTGTTGACAAGACAAGACCTGGGAAGGAACAGAGCTTAGTAGATTGGGCACGGCCAAAGCTTAATGACAAGCGCAAACTCCTGCAAATAATTGATCCTAGATTGGAAAACCAATATTCAGTGAGAGCTGCACAGAAAGCATGTAGCTTGGCATACTATTGTTTGAGTCAAAATCCGAAAGCCAGACCACTAATGAGCGATGTGGTTGAGACATTGGAGCCCTTACAAAGTTCAAGTATAGGTGCCGGTGAAGTTTCATTAACCGGCTCAAATAGTGTAAGCACAGGGCACTTTCCGATGACCAAAATCTCCGACTACCGAATGCGTCCCAAGTTCTCAAACAATGTTGGTCCTGGTGCTGCTTGCCGGTCTCCTAACCCTAGCTGCTCGCCGGGTGCTGCAGCAGCATGCCGGGTAAGATAA
- the LOC130977132 gene encoding ethanolamine-phosphate cytidylyltransferase produces MGSFEAVMMQKNATAKFIATVLVGGVIVGVSLYGLLQSSEGLQKNLEPLGLWKRRRKKKTIRVYMDGCFDMMHYGHCNALRQARALGDELVVGVVSDDEIIANKGPPVTPLEERMIMVNAVKWVDEVITDAPYAITEEFMKKLFNEYNIDYIIHGDDPCILPDGTDAYAHAKKAGRYKQIKRTEGVSSTDIVGRMLLCTRERSASENPNHSSLQRQFSHGHSHKFEDRGTRISQFMPTSRRIVQFSNGRGPGPDARIVYIDGAFDLFHAGHVEILKLARELGDFLLVGIHTDQTVSETRGPHRPIMNLHERSLSVLACRYVDEVIIGAPWEVSRDMITTFNISLVVHGTIAENDDFQKEESNPYAVPISMGIFRVLVSPLGITTTTIIRRIVSNHEAFQKRNEKKGESEKRYYESKTHVHGD; encoded by the exons atgggtTCTTTTGAGGCGGTGATGATGCAGAAGAACGCAACGGCGAAGTTCATTGCAACGGTTCTGGTGGGTGGCGTGATCGTTGGTGTGTCACTGTACGGATTGCTGCAGTCTTCAGAAGGGCTTCAGAAGAATCTGGAGCCTCTTGGTTTGTGGaagagaaggaggaagaagaagacaatTAGGGTGTACATGGATGGATGCTTTGATATGATGCATTATGGCCATTGCAATGCTCTTAGACAGGCACGTgctcttggtgatgagcttgtTGTTGGTGTTGTTAGCGACGATGAAATCATTGCAAATAAGGGTCCCCCTGTCACCCCTCTTGAAGAAAG GATGATTATGGTGAATGCTGTAAAGTGGGTTGATGAGGTTATTACTGATGCTCCATATGCCATAACTGAGGAGTTCATGAAGAAGCTCTTTAATGAGTACAATATAGATTACATTATTCACGGGGACGATCCTTGTATTCTTCCTGACGGCACTGATGCTTATGCTCATGCAAAGAAAGCTGGCCGTTACAAGCAGATAAAGCGCACCGAAGGAGTTTCTAGCACTGATATCGTTG GTCGTATGCTTCTCTGTACGAGAGAAAGGTCTGCCAGTGAGAACCCTAACCACTCTTCTTTACAAAGACAGTTCAGCCATGGTCATAGTCACAAATTTGAAGATCGTGGAACTCGTATTTCTCAATTTATGCCTACATCTCGTAGAATTGTTCAGTTCTCAAATGGAAGG GGCCCGGGACCTGATGCACGCATTGTATATATTGATGGAGCCTTTGATCTCTTTCATGCTGGTCATGTTGAG ATCTTGAAGCTGGCTCGGGAACTAGGAGATTTTCTTCTTGTTGGAATACACACTGATCAGACAGTCAG TGAAACTAGAGGACCGCATCGTCCTATCATGAATCTCCATGAAAGAAGTTTAAGTGTTTTAGCATGCCGCTATGTGGATGAAGTTATAATCGGTGCGCCGTGGGAGGTGTCCAGGGATATG ATCACAACATTTAACATCTCATTAGTTGTCCATGGAACCATTGCGGAAAACGATGATTTTCAGAAG GAAGAATCCAACCCATATGCTGTTCCCATTAGCATGGGCATCTTCAGAGTCTTGGTTAGTCCTTTAGGGATAACAACCACTACAATAATTAGAAGGATTGTATCAAATCACGAGGCATTCCAG AAACGGAATGAAAAGAAGGGGGAGAGTGAGAAGAGATACTACGAGAGTAAGACTCATGTCCATGGAGACTGA